The region CTGCGCGCCGACACAGGCCGGGGTCGTACGCGTTCCGGCCGGATCGGTAGTCGCCCTGGCCGGATCCGGCCCAATCGGCGCCCGTCCGAGGCGATCGTTGGTGGACGATGCGCTCCGTCCGTTCATCCCACGGCGGGAGCGGCGAGGTCCCAACGGCGATCCATCGCGCGCACCCCGTCCGGGTGTTTTGGACGGATGCCGCCCTCGCCGCGCAGTCTCGACCCGAGCGCGTTCGGGTTCGAGGTGCTCGGGGCAACGTCTGGGACGTTGTGGCGACGCTCGAAACGATTCGCAGCATCGACCCATCAGTCCGCGCCCTGGGCACGTTCCAGACCCACTTATCAACAGTTTCGAATCGGCTCGTGAGCTCGACACCGCGTCCGCATCGACCACCGCCTGACCTCGAACCTCAGCCTCGGCTCGGGTCCGGCACGCGCCACGGGACCTTCCGCGGTCGGCGCAGAGGCGTCGCTCGAAGTCGCCCGTCGAGCGAGTAAAGCACTGTATCTTCGTGCAAATGAGCTGTGGCGATAAATCGGGCGATGATTCCGTGACGTGCGTCGGAACCGTCCCGCCACATTGCGGGCATGTCCGTTCCCGCAGTCGTCGAGCGATCCGGGTCGACCCGGCGTTAGCCGCGGCTAACCACGCCGTCCGGCTCACCAAACCGGCCGACTTGCCACGGCCCGGGGATAGCAACTATGGTTTGCCATCGCTGGATCGTCGATTCCTCGGCTGCCAGCGATGCTATTGGTGGAAGAGGGGATGAGCGTGGCCCAGGCGCGGATGGGGGGCGAGACGGCGGACGCGGCAGCCTCCGCGCTGAAGGACCTCGTGCAGAGGCACGGCGAAGCGCTGTCAATCGAACTGCAGGCGCACCAGAGGAAGACGTTCGCACCGGAGTCCGAGAAGACGATACGCCCCTTCGCGCCCGCCGAGGCGGCGCGACTGCTCGGCATCCACGAATCCTACCTGCGGCAGGTCGCGGCCGGCGACAAGGCCGGCGCTTCGGCCCAGAAGGGGGCGCGGCGGAGCTACAGCGTCCAGGACATCAGCGACCTCCGCCACGCCCTCGACCAGGGCGCGCGGGGCAACCGGCGCTACCTGCCGCACCGCGGCGGCGACGAGCACCTGCAGGTCGTCACCGTGATGAACTTCAAGGGCGGCAGCGGCAAGACGACCACCGCCGCCCACCTGTCGCAGCACCTCGCGCTCCATGGCTACCGGGTGCTCGCCATCGACCTCGATCCGCAGGCGAGCCTGTCGGCCCTGTTCGGGCATCAACCGGAGACCATGGTCGGGCCGAACGAGACGCTCTACGGGGCGATCAGGTACGACGAGGCGAGGCGGCCCATCGCCGAGATCGTCCGGGGGACGTACATCCCCGAGCTGCACCTGATCCCCGCCAACCTCGAGCTGATGGAGTTCGAGCACGACACCCCGAAGGCCCTCATGGGCCGGCGGGAGGGCGACACGCTGTTCTTCGCGCGCATCGGGCAGGCGATCGCCCAGGCGCAGAACCTCTACGACGTTGTGGTCATCGACTGCCCGCCACAGCTCGGCTACCTAACCCTCTCGGCCCTGACCGCCGCGACGGCCGTGCTCATCACCGTCCACCCGCAGATGCTCGACGTGATGTCGATGTCGCAATTCCTGCAGATGACCGGTGACCTCCTCGACGAGGTGTCGCGGCACGGGGCTTCGACGTCCTATGATTGGATGAGGTACCTCGTCACCCGCTTCGAGCCGGGCGACGGACCGCAGAACCAGATGGTCGCGTTCCTGCGATCGATCTTCGGCGAGCACGTCCTCATCCACCCGATGCTGAAGAGCACCGCGATCTCCGACGCCGGCCTCACGAACCAGACGATCTTCGAGGTCGAGCGTCAACAATTCACGCGGGCCACCTACGATCGCGCGCTCGAGTCGGTCACGAACGTGAGCGCCGAGATCGAGGGGCAGATCCGCAAGGCCTGGGGGAGGGCGTGATGAGCCGCAAGGCGTTGTTCGTTGGGCGCGCGGCGCCCGACCCCGCCGTCCAGGCCGAGCCCACGGGAGCTCAGGCCCTGAACCGCCAGCGCGCGCGCCCGATCCTGGGCGCACCGGGTCTCATCCCGGACGCCGAGGCCCGGCCTGTGGGCGCGATCGGCCAGTCGCTCGGCGAGTTCAGCGAGCGCGCGCGGCGCGCCGAGGAGGTCGAGCGCCGCCTGACCGAGGGGCAGGTCATCGTTGAGCTCGACACCGACCTCGTCGATCCCTCGTTCGTCTCCGACCGCATGCCGGTCTCCGAGCAGGCCCTGTCCAGCCTGACCGAGATGATCCGCGACCACGGGCAACTCAACCCCATCCTCGTGCGTCCGAGCCCGGACGACGGCGGCCGGTACCAGGTCGCTTTTGGGCACCGCCGCCTGCGCGCCGTGAAGGCCCTTGGCCGGGGCGTCCGGGCGGTCGTCCGCAAGCTGACCGACGAGGAACTCGTCATCGCGCAGGGGCAGGAGAACCACGAGCGCGAGGACCTGTCCTACGTGGAGAAGGCGCTGTTCGCGCATAGGCTGGAGGGGCGCGGCTTCCCCAGAGCCACAATCATGGCCGCGATGTCGATCTACAAGAGCGACCTTTCGAACATGCTGTCTGTCGCGACAAAGATTCCCGAGCCGGTGATCTCCGCCATCGGCCCGGCCCCCGGGATGGGACGGCGGGGCTGGATCGAGCTCGCTGGCCTCTTCGAGCGGCACCGCGGGGACGTCGAGGCGGCGATCGCGTCCCCATCTTTCGGGGGGCTCGACAGCAACGCTCGCTTCAAAGCCGTGATCGGCGCCACCCGGACGAGGCCCGCGAAGGCCGCGGCCGAGACGTGGTCGACGGCGGGCGGGCGCTCGCTGGCCAAGGTCGTGAGGAACGAGGACCGGATCACGCTGACGATCGACCGGCGCAGGTCGCCGGAGTTCGCTGAGCGCGTCCTCGCGCGGTTGCGCGACCTCGTCCAGGAATTCGAAGCCGCCCCGTAAGGGATGGCCGCGATGGCGTGAGTACCCCACTAACCAGGAGCAACAGCGGCAAAAGAAAAAAGGCCCCCGAAGCGTCTCCGCCCCGGAAGCCCTCTCTTGTGTTTGGCGACTGAGAGAATCACACTTCCGCACATCGCAGTCAAGGTGCGACGCCGTTTCGGCGACTGGATTTCTTTGCCCTCGCGAAAGGCAAGGATCATGGGACACATAACGACGCCCTTCGGGCGGCGAACGCTGTCGCTCGGCATGGCGGCGGCGCAGGTCGCCGTGCGCGATCTCGAGGGCAAGGTCGCCCACAAATGGAAGGTCTTCCGCTCGATCACGGAGTGCAAGGAACTGGTCGGCGTCTCGGACAGGGCCCTGGTGGTGCTGAATGCGCTGCTGACTTGCCTGCCGGAGACCGCGCTGGCGGCCGGCGACCTCGTCGTCTTTCCCTCCAACAAGGCGCTCTCGCTGCGGTCCCACGGCATGGCCGAGACCACCCTTCGGCGACACCTCGCGTCCCTGGTGGACGCCGGCCTCCTGATCCGGAGGGACAGCCCGAACGGCAAGAGGTACGCTCACCGGGGGGAGGGGGGCATCGAGCTCGCCTACGGCTTCGACCTGTCGCCGCTGCTCGCGAGGGCCGAGGAGTTCTCCCGCTTGGCCGCGGAGGTCGAAGCGGCCAAGCGCAGCGCGGCGATGGCGCGCGAGCGCGTGACCATCTATCGCCGGGACATCGGCAAGATGATCGAGGCCGGCGCGGCTGCCGGGGCAGATTGGCGGCCCTACCGGGAGGCGTTTGCCGGTCTTTGCCAACGTCTTCCCCGCAAGGTCACCGTGGAAAGTGTCGCCCCTTTGGTTGACTCCCTGCACGCTTTGGCGATGGAGGTCAGCAGCGCCTTGGAGTGCCTCGTCTCGAATCAGAAACTAGGCGGCAATGCGACCCAGGACGGCGCGCAGATCGAGAATTCAAATACAGATCCCATTACTGAACTTGAACCTGCCTATCAAAAGGAGCAGGGAGGAGGGACGGCGCCAAGACGGCTCCCCCTGGAGCTGGTATTGCGGGCGTGCCCTGACATAGCGATGTACGGGCGGGAAGGGGTGGGCGACTGGAGGGACCTGCTCACCGCCGCGGGCCTTGTGCGCGGTATGCTTGGCATCAGCCCTTCTGCCTGGCAGGCGGCGCGGGAGACGATGGGCGACGAGGTCGCGTCCGTCGCGGTGGCGGCCATTCTGCAGCGGACCGACGCGATCCGGAGCCCGGGCGGTTACCTCCGCGCCTTGACCGAGAAGAGCAGGGCGGGGACGTTCTCGGCTTGGCCCGTGCTCCTCGCGCTCGTCAGGAGTGGTGGTCCGACCGAGGCGGGATCGACGGCGCTCGTCCCGGTGGCCCGACCCGGGCCGCGTGCGCTGAGGCAATAGCGGGGGGCGCACCGGACGCGGTTCGGGGCGAGACGCCCCGTCGATCCCCCGTGCACGCCCGCGCTCTTTCGCGGCCCGTCGCTCGACCTCGTCCCTGAGCAGGCGGCTTCGCGGGTGCGCGTGCCATCGCGAGGGGCCTTCGACATGCGTCCGTGTGCGTCGTCGCGCTGGCCGGGACCGCGCCCGTCCCGACCGGAACCTTGCGACTGTGGAGGGAAAGGGCGGTGCGCCGCTTGTGATTAGGCGTGGAATTTTGACCCCCATGTGAGGGGGATCGGCGTCCAACTTTGACCCCCTCGAGTGCAATTCGAGCAAGCTGCACGTCCTTGTTGCGGGACGGGCGGTGGGGGGGATGAAAGGCGTGGACACGATTGCGCGCATCAGGCGCGAGTTCTTCATTCGAGGCCGGTCCATCAAGGAGATCGTCCGGGATCTGCACGTGTCCCGGAACACCGTGCGCAAGGTGGTGCGCACCGGCCGCACCGCGTTCGAGTACGAGCGTGAGGTCCAGCCGATGCCCAAGTTCGGGCAGTGGCGGGCTGATCTGGACGAGATGCTGGCCGCCAACGACAGCAAGGCGGCCCGCGAGCGGCTCACCATGATCCGCGTGTTCGAGGATCTGCGCGGCCGCGGCTATGCGGGCGGCTACGACGCTGTCCGGCGCTACGCCCGGGGCTGGCGGCGCGAGCGGGTCGCGGTGACGGCCGCCGCCCACGTGCCGCTGAGCTTTGATCCGGGCGAGGCCTACCAGTTCGACTGGAGCCACGAGATCGTGCTGATCAACGGCACCACCGTCACCATCAAGGTGGCCCACGTCCGGCTCTGCCACAGCCGCATGCTGTTTGCGCGGGCCTATCCGCGCGAAAGCCAGGAGATGGTGTTCGACGCCCACGACAAGGCCTTCGCCTTCTTCGAGGCGCCTGCCGCCGCGGCATCTACGACAACATGAAGACGGCAGTCGAAACGATCCTCGTCGGCAAGGAACGACAATATAACCGCCGTTTTCAGCAGATGTGCGCTCACTATCTCGTCGATCCCGTCGCCTGCACGCCGGCGTCGGGATGGGAGAAGGGCCAAGTCGAGAACCGGTCGGCCGGTGCGCGAGCGCTTCTTCACGCCCCGCCTGCGCGTGAAGAGCATCGAGGAGCTGAACAGGTGGCTCCTCGATCAGTGCGTCGCTTACGCCAAGGGCCATCCCCATCCCGAGAACAAGGAGATCACGGTCTGGCAGGCGTTCGAGGCGGAGCGGCCGAGCCTCGTGCCCTATGTCAGCGCCTTCGACGGTTTCCACGCCGTGCCGGTCTCGGTGTCCAAGACGTGCCTGATCCGCTTCGACAACAACCGTTACTCGGTGATGGCGAGCGCCGTCGGCCGCCCCGTCGAAGTGCGGGCCTATGCGGAGCGGATCGAGTTGCGCCAGGGCGGCCATGTCGTGGGCGAGCATGTTCGCAGGTTCGGCCGCAACGAGACCGTATTCGAGCCCTGGCATTATGTGCCGGTGCTGGCCGCAAGCCCGGCGCCCTGCGTAACGGGGCGCCGTTCAAGGATTGGTGCTGCCGCCCGCCTTCGAGCGCGTCCGGCGCAAGCTCGCCGGCGCCGACGATGGCGATCGCCAGATGGTGGGCCTGCTGACGGCCGCCATGGACGACGGGCTGGAGGCCGTCGAGGCTGCCTGCCTGGAGGCGCTCGAAGCCGGCGTCCACTCGGCCGACATCATCCTCAACATCCTGGCCCGACGCCGCGAACCCGCGCGCGTCATCACCATCGATACCCCTGACGCGCTGCGCCTGCAGCACGAGCCCGTCGCCGACTGCGCGCGCTATGACACTCTGAGGAGCATCATGTGATGGAACGTTCCGAAATCCTGGCCACGATGGTGGACCTGAAGCTTTACGGCATGAAGGCCGGCTACGACGAGATCATCACCACGGCGTTGAAGCGCCAGCACGAGCCGCAACGCATCGTCGGTGATCTGCTGCAGGCCGAGATCGCCGAGAAACAGGCGCGCTCGATCAAGTATCAGATCACCATCTCCAAGCTGCCTTTAGCCAAGGACATCGAGGATTTCCGGTTCGAAGGCACGCTCATCAACGAGATGCTGGTGCGCGATCTCGCCGGCGGCGAGTTCCTTGCTCACCAGCGCAACGCTGTCCTGGTGGGCGGCACCGGGACCGGCAAGACTCACCTCGCCATCGGGATCGCCCGAGCCTGCATCCGCAACGGCGCCCGTGGCCGCTATTTCAACGTCGTCGACCTCGTGAACCGGCTCGAAGCCGAAGGCCGCGCCGGCCGCCACGGCCGCATGGCCGACTACCTGTCGCGCATGGACTTCATCGTGCTCGACGAACTCGGCTATCTGCCCTTTGCCCAGTCTGGCGGGCAACTCCTCTTCCATCTCATCAGCCGCCTCTACGAGCAGACCTCCGTCATCGTGACGACCAACCTGGCCTTCGGTGAATGGCCGAACGTGTTCGGCGATGCCAAGATGACGACCGCACTGCTGGACCGGCTCACCCACCATTGCGAGATCGTCGAGACCGGCAACGAGAGTTGGCGCTTCAAAAACCGCGCCTCGGCCTGAGCATCACGCCACCGCAGCCGCCCGGCTGCGCAACCCTGACCCGCTTCGCCGGGCGGCCGCTACCGCCTCAGATTGCAGCAAGGGGGTCAACATTGGACGCCGATAGGGGGTCAAATTTCAACGCCGATTGACAGTTCTCATGCCGACCGATGATGCGGTGCAGTTGGGTCTGTTGACCAACGCCATCAAATATGCGCCTCCGAGAGTGCCGGGCGACATCGCGCTGACCGTGACGGAGCTTGAACAGGGCGAGATCCGCTTCGAGCTTCGCGACCACGGCCTCGGGTTGCCGGCGCAGTTCGATGCAGCGACGTCGCGGAGCCTCGGCATGAAGCTGATCGCACGCCTCGCTCGCCAGCTCGGTGGCAAGCCGGTCTGGCAGAACGCCGATCCCGGCACGCGCTTCGTGTTGGAGTTCACTCCTCAGGAACGGGCTGACTGAGGTTCGCCGTGCGCGGCGACGCCGAGCATCTGACCTTCGACGCCGGTCTGCCCGGGCGTCGGCGATCCTGGTCTGCCGACCCCTGTCCAGTGAACCCACCGCAGCGGTCGGCCTCCACGCCGTGGCATGAACTCTTCCAGGTTGGCCATGCCTGTCGATCGAGAAGGCGTCCTCACGCTGCCGAGCTTCGAAGGGGCGTCCGAGACGCACACCGGTCGCCCTGCAGCCGTGCCCAACGAAAGCAGTTCCGACCGTCACTCTTGGCTCGGTACAGGGCGGCATCGGCCACGGTCAGAAGATCGAGCCCTGGCTCTCCCGCCACCCGCGTGACGCAGCCGGCGCTGATGGTGACGACGCCGTGCTGACTCGCGGCATGCGGGTCCCGCAGATCCGAGACGGCTCGCAGCACCTCTCCGGCGACCCGATCGGCCTCGGTGAAGCCGAGCCCCGGTACGACGGCCACGAACTCCTCCCCGCCGTAGCGCGCGACCAGTCCGCCCAGGGGCGACATGACACCATCTATGGCGGAGCCGACGCGGCGCAGCACGGCATCGCCGGCGACGTGGCCGTAGCTGTCGTTGTAGGCTTTGAACTGGTCCACGTCGATCATGAGCAGGGTCAGCGCCTTGGCATCTGCGATCGCGGCCGACAGGACCTGCTCGAGCCCGCGGCGGTTGGCGAGCCCGGTGAGCGGGTCGGTCAACGTTTGCTCGACGAGCCGGTCCTCACGATCTTTCTCCGCCGTGATGTCGATCACGACGCCGGCGATGCCCGACACGAGCGGGCCGTTGTGGACGGCACGGCGAAAGCACCTCAACCATCGCACCTCGCCGAGCGCGTCGACGATCCTGAACTCCTCGGTTCTCTGAGCCACCCTGCCATTCAGCAGGTCGATGAAGCAGGTGTCGTCTCGATCGTCAGGGTGGACGACGTCCAGCCACTCGGCCATGCTCATGACGGGCAGGTAGCGCGCGCCGAGGAGACGGGAGAAGCTGGGTCCGAGATCGAAGGTACGGCGGACGGCGTCGTAGAACCAGTGCGCGCCGCCGAGCGCCTCCATGGCAAGAGAGAGCCTTGCATTCGACTGCTCGAGCTCGTCTCTGATGCGACGTTCCTCGGTGACGTCGGTGACGATGCCGAGAATGCTCGGCCACCCATCCGGTCCCTTTGCCAGCGGGTAGAGGGTCGTCCGAATGGTCATGTCCCCGCGAGGGGTCGGCACGGTGCTGTCGCGCTCGAGGGTGCGTGCCGTGCGCAGGCAGAGGTCGTAGCTTCCAGCGATGCGCTGGGCGATGTCCTCTGGAAAGGCCTCGGACAACGACCCTGGCCATGTGATCGCGTCACCCCGGCCCGTCCATAGCTCGACGGCCGCCGCGTTGACCTGGGCGAAGACGTAGCCCTCCGCTCCCCGATGTTCCACCACATAGGCGGGGACGGCGATCTCCGCGACAGCGATCATGAGCGGGCTCTCGAACGGGTCGGCCGTGCGCGAGTGCTCGACGCGGTTCGGTGACCATGGCGCTGATGGTACAGCGTCTTCCTGCTGCCGAATTAATGGGCAATCGTTGCGGAATGTTGAAGATGCTTCATGGTCGAGGATGAGAATCGACCTGTGATGATCGCGTACCGTGCGCATCGCTGAGACGTCGAGATTGCGCTGTCCGTCGGCGGTCTCGCCGTCGTGGACGAGCAGGGCCCCACTCAAGGTAGGCTCCTGTCGAGCCGTCGTTTCCCCCACGGGGTAGGGGTTCATGTCCGGACATGATGACACCTCTCGGGACCGGGTGTCAGGGACACGCTCTGCCCAGTTCGTCATCGCGTTGTCGCCAACTGTGCGCAGCTAACGATCATCGCGCAGGAGTTAACCGAACTGGCAGAAAGATCTTCAACACGGCGGCTTCTAGGTTAATGTGTGTTAACCAGCATTCAGCGGAGCAGATCGTGCTGCAGCGCCTCATCGGTCGACCATCGTTACCTCTTTCCCTGCTGTTCTCGACCCTCTGGGTTCTGGGATGCACTGGCGAGGCTAGCGCCCACGTGAAATGGTTCTGCGCCTTCGACGTCGCCGGCCAACCGGTCGGCCTGGCGAACGTGCTGTGCCTCGACTTCGAAGAGCTGACGGCCCTGACGATCTTCGTGCTGGTCGCGGCCGGCATCATCGAGCGGACGCCGCTCGGCACCGCGCTGCTGCGGTCCATCGTCAGCTTCATGGCACCGGTCCGGTGGAACTCGGACATCCTGATCCGGGCCGTCGCGGGGTTCTTCTTCGTCAACCTGTGGAGCATCGGCGGCATCATCATCACGCCCGAGCTCAAGACGACGTCCCAGCTCATCCCGCTCCTGCAGCTCGGGATCGCCGCCTGCCTGCTGTGGCGCCATACCCTCGTGCTGTCGGCCGCCGGCATCGTCGTCCTCTACGGGGTCGCGCTGCACGACTACGGCCTGTTCCACCTGCTCGACTATCCGATCTTCCTCGGCCTCGCCGCCTATCTGGCGCTGACGGGCCTCGGCCGGGAGCCCTTCGGCCTGCGCCCGCTCGACATCGCCCGCTGGGCCGCCGCGGTCACGCTGATGTGGGCGTCCATCGAGAAGTGGGCCTATCCGGAGTGGACCTCGCCGCTCTTCGTCACCCACCCCAACGTCGCCATGGGCTTCAGCCCGAGCTTCTTCATGCAGGCGGCCGGCGCGGTGGAGTTCGGCCTATCCTTCGCCCTGATCTGGACGCCGCTCTGCCGCCGCGCCTCGGCGCTGATCCTCGCCGGCATGTTCCTGTCCGCCGTGCTGGAGTTCGGCAAGATCGACGCCATCGGCCATTCCTGCATCATCGCCCTGGTGTTGGCCATCGCGGCGGACGACCGGGTCGAGCCGGTCCGGGTGCGGCAGATCGTGTGGACGCCGCTCGGCTACGCCGCCTCCCTCGCAGTCATCCTGCTCGGCTACTACGAGCTCCACGCTGTGCTGTTCGGCACCACCCTGACCTGAACGCCTCCCACGCCCATCCTTCGACCGCCCGGGATCCGCGCCCGGGCGGTTCGGCGTCCGGCGCCTGTCACTCCCGCACCGTCACCGCCAGCTTCATCTTGGGGTGGATGCCGCAGAGCACGTTGAACGTGCCGGCCTTAGTGAACACGATGTCGGCCTTGGCGCCCGGCTCCTGATCGCCGGAGTCGAAAGAGAAGTCGGGATCGTCGATATAGGCGTGGTGCATGAGATCGCCGTCGTCGTTGACGACCTCGACCGTGTCGCCCCGGTGGATCGTCAGCGCCCCCGGCAGGAAGGCCCGTCCGCGCTGGGAGACCACGAACTTGATGCCCGTCGCCGCCAGGGACGCCCCGGTCGTGAGGGTCAGAAGTACCGCCAGAACGGGTAGGGCTGATGCGGTTCTCGACAACTGACATGTGCGAAGCTGCATGGACCATCCCTCCGCGCGTTGAGGAGTCGCTTGACCGATCTTCAAGTCGCGAGGGGATCGTCGCCGTCCTGAGTTAAGCCTCAGTTGCGACGCGGAGGCTGGCTTCATCAGACATTTACCCTCTCACCTCAAGGTTGATCGATCTAGGGCGCGTGACGTAGGGCGAGAGATATGCGGTTGGCTTCCGTGGCACGGCGCTTCCGGCACGGCACCAGTCTCGACAGGGTAGCGCGGCTCGTCCTCACGATCAGAGCCCGGATCCTCATCGCCTTCCTGATCATGACCGCCATCACCGCCGCCCTCGGGAGCTTCGCGGTGGTGCGCCTGCAGGAGGTGGGTCAGCTCATGACCCGCACCTACGACCAGTCCCTGATGTCGGTGAACTACGCTCGTGCCGCTGCCGCCGACTTCGCCGCGATGGAGAACGCCTTCATTCGCTGCTCGCTGGCGACCGACCCCGCCGAGGTGGGTAGGCTGCGCCAATCAGTCGGAACTCTGCACACATCGCTGCTTGAGGACATCACGATCGCGAGCGAGCGGGCGCAGTCTGCCCGCGCCATGATGGCGGGCGAGCGCGCCCGGCAGGCCGTCGAGCGATGGGACGTGGCCCGCTCCGAGGCGGGGTCGCGACGGGAACGGGACTGGCGCGCCCTCGACGTGGACGCCGCGGCGTTGAATGAGCAGATCGACCTGCTCGTCAACTACACGGCCGGTGACGGCTTCGCCTACCGAGGCGAGGCCAGGGCCATCGTGGCCTCTGATGTCCGCGCCACGCTGATCTACACTGCTACGGCCCTGCTGCTCGCCGCCTTGGTGGTGTTCTACATGGCGAAGCGCATCGTCGGCCCGGTGGCGGCGGCATCCGATGCCGCCCGCGAGATCGCGGGCGGCAGGCTCGACGGCGTCATCCCGCAAGGCTACGGCGACGAGCTCGGCGCCCTGCTGGCCGCCATGACGGTGATGCGCGACAACATCCGGGGCATGATGGAGCGAGAAGTCGCCCAGCGGCGGTTCGCCCAGACCCGCCTCGCCGACGCGCTGGCGGGGTCCGACGAGGGCATCGCCGTCGTCGACGCATCCGGAGCGATCGTGCTGGCCAACCAGCGACTGGCGACGTTCCTCGAGATCTCCCCGAAACTCCTGCGGGCCGGCACGCCGGCGGACGCCGTGGCGGCGATGCTCGACACACCCGCGCTGCGCAGCGGGGCCGTGCTGGAGTCCGACATCCCCGGGCCAGACGACGGAGAGATGCGCCGCATCGGCGATCGCTGGCTGCGGATCAGCCGCAGCCCGACACAGGACGGCGGCTTCGTCGCCATGGTTGGCGACGTCACAGCTCTGAAGCGACAGGAGGAGAGGCTCCGCGCCACCAATCTCGGCTTCGATGCGGCGCTGGAGAACATGTCCCAGGGCCTGTGCCTTTACGACGATCGAAGCCGCCTCGTGGTGGTCAACCGCCGGTTCGCCGAGATCTACCGGCTTGACCCGGCCGACGTCCGCCCCGGCATCAGCTTCCGCGAGGTGATCGGGCTGAGAAGCATCGCCGGCCACCACGGGCCCTGCGACTTGGACGAACTGCACGACAGCCGGCTCGAGGCCATACGGCGCGGCGGGGGCGCCGTACTGGAGGAGTTGAGCGACGGCCGCACGATCGCCATCGCGCATCGGGGCACGGCCGACGGAGGCTGGGTGGCCACCTACGAGGACATCACGGAGCGCCTCGCGGCCGAGCGTCAGATCACCTTCTTGGCCCGCCACGACGCGCTGACGCGGCTGCCGAACCGCACCGTCTTCGCCGAGCGGGGCGAGGAGGCGGTGAAACGCCTCGGCCGGGGCGAGGGCTTCGCAGTGCTGTACCTGGACCTCGACCGATTCAAGCAGATCAACGACACGCTGGGCCACGCGGCCGGCGACGCGCTGCTGCGGGGCGTCGCTGACCGGCTCGAGGCCTGCGCACGCGAGGTCGACACCGTGTGCCGGTTCGGCGGCGACGAGTTCGCGATCCTGCAGTGCGGGGTGGCGCGCGACGAGGATGCCGTCGTGCTGGCGAAGCGCATCGTCGAGGTGCTGCGTCCGCCGTTCGACGTCGGCGGCAGGCCTGTGTCGGCCGGGGTGAGCATCGGCATCGCCGTTGCGCCCCGGGACGGCTCCTCCTTCCTCGCTCTCACGCGCAATGCCGACGCGGCCCTGTACCGGGCCAAGGCGGACGGCCGCGGCGTGTGGCGCTGCTTCGAGCCCGAGATGGATGCGCGCCTGCAGGCGCGCAGCGCGCTCGAGGTGGATCTGCGCCGCGCCCTCGTCGATGCGGAGTTCGAGGTCCACTATCAGCCGCTCCACGATCTCGCGCTCGACCGTTTCGGCGGCTGTGAGGCGTTGGTGCGCTGGCGCCATCCGTCGCGCGGGCTGGTGTCGCCGGCGGAGTTCATCCCCGTCGCCGAGGCGATCGGGCTGATCGTGCCTCTGGGCGAGTGGGTGCTGCGTCAAGCCTGCCTCGACGCCAGCTCCTGGCCGCCACACGTCAAGGTGGCGGTGAATGTGTCCTCGGCTCAGTTCGCACAAGGCCGGCTTGTGCGGGCCGTCGAGGGCGCCCTCGCGACCTCCGGGCTGGAGCCGAGCCGCCTGGAGCTCGAGATCACGGAAACGGCGCTGCTGTCGGAGGCGGACGCGACGAAGGAGGCCCTGCACGCGCTGCGGCGCCTGGGCGTGCGCATCGCTATGGACGACTTCGGCACGGGCTACTCGTCGCTGAGCTATCTGCTGAGCTTCCCGTTCGACAAGATCAAGATCGACCAGTCCTTCGTGCGCGACCTGGAAACGCGGAGCGAGGCCGGGACGCTGGTGCGCACGATGGTGCAGCTCGGGCGCAGCCTCGGCATGCGGGTCACGGCCGAGGGGGTCGAGACCGAGCGACAGCTGGAGCAACTGCGCCGGGACGGCTGTGACGAGATCCAGGGCTACCTATTCAGCCGTCCCGTGCCGGTGGGCGAGGTGCAGGCCATGCTGACGATCGGCAGGACCATATCGGTCTGAGCTCGTATCGAAGCCGTATGATCGTCCACGGG is a window of Lichenibacterium dinghuense DNA encoding:
- a CDS encoding sensor domain-containing diguanylate cyclase; this translates as MSGALLVHDGETADGQRNLDVSAMRTVRDHHRSILILDHEASSTFRNDCPLIRQQEDAVPSAPWSPNRVEHSRTADPFESPLMIAVAEIAVPAYVVEHRGAEGYVFAQVNAAAVELWTGRGDAITWPGSLSEAFPEDIAQRIAGSYDLCLRTARTLERDSTVPTPRGDMTIRTTLYPLAKGPDGWPSILGIVTDVTEERRIRDELEQSNARLSLAMEALGGAHWFYDAVRRTFDLGPSFSRLLGARYLPVMSMAEWLDVVHPDDRDDTCFIDLLNGRVAQRTEEFRIVDALGEVRWLRCFRRAVHNGPLVSGIAGVVIDITAEKDREDRLVEQTLTDPLTGLANRRGLEQVLSAAIADAKALTLLMIDVDQFKAYNDSYGHVAGDAVLRRVGSAIDGVMSPLGGLVARYGGEEFVAVVPGLGFTEADRVAGEVLRAVSDLRDPHAASQHGVVTISAGCVTRVAGEPGLDLLTVADAALYRAKSDGRNCFRWARLQGDRCASRTPLRSSAA
- a CDS encoding EAL domain-containing protein; this encodes MARRFRHGTSLDRVARLVLTIRARILIAFLIMTAITAALGSFAVVRLQEVGQLMTRTYDQSLMSVNYARAAAADFAAMENAFIRCSLATDPAEVGRLRQSVGTLHTSLLEDITIASERAQSARAMMAGERARQAVERWDVARSEAGSRRERDWRALDVDAAALNEQIDLLVNYTAGDGFAYRGEARAIVASDVRATLIYTATALLLAALVVFYMAKRIVGPVAAASDAAREIAGGRLDGVIPQGYGDELGALLAAMTVMRDNIRGMMEREVAQRRFAQTRLADALAGSDEGIAVVDASGAIVLANQRLATFLEISPKLLRAGTPADAVAAMLDTPALRSGAVLESDIPGPDDGEMRRIGDRWLRISRSPTQDGGFVAMVGDVTALKRQEERLRATNLGFDAALENMSQGLCLYDDRSRLVVVNRRFAEIYRLDPADVRPGISFREVIGLRSIAGHHGPCDLDELHDSRLEAIRRGGGAVLEELSDGRTIAIAHRGTADGGWVATYEDITERLAAERQITFLARHDALTRLPNRTVFAERGEEAVKRLGRGEGFAVLYLDLDRFKQINDTLGHAAGDALLRGVADRLEACAREVDTVCRFGGDEFAILQCGVARDEDAVVLAKRIVEVLRPPFDVGGRPVSAGVSIGIAVAPRDGSSFLALTRNADAALYRAKADGRGVWRCFEPEMDARLQARSALEVDLRRALVDAEFEVHYQPLHDLALDRFGGCEALVRWRHPSRGLVSPAEFIPVAEAIGLIVPLGEWVLRQACLDASSWPPHVKVAVNVSSAQFAQGRLVRAVEGALATSGLEPSRLELEITETALLSEADATKEALHALRRLGVRIAMDDFGTGYSSLSYLLSFPFDKIKIDQSFVRDLETRSEAGTLVRTMVQLGRSLGMRVTAEGVETERQLEQLRRDGCDEIQGYLFSRPVPVGEVQAMLTIGRTISV